Proteins from a single region of Cytophagaceae bacterium:
- the rpoC gene encoding DNA-directed RNA polymerase subunit beta' produces MSLKKNKKLNSDFDSITISLASPESILEGSYGEVTQPETINYRTYKPEMGGLFCERIFGPVKDWECHCGKYKRIRYKGIICDRCGVEVTEKKVRRERMGHIELVVPVAHIWYFRSLPNKIGYLLGLSSKKLDQVIYYERYVVVQAGIKEEDGISQMDFLTEEEYLDILDKLPRENQLLPDEDPQKFIAKMGAESLYMLLSRIKLDELSYELRHQAATDTSQQRKAEALKRLKVVESFRDSRNRIENRPEWMVIRMVPVIPPELRPLVPLDGGRFATSDLNDLYRRVIIRNNRLKRLLEIKAPEVILRNEKRMLQEAVDSLFDNSRKVNAVRSDGNRALKSLSDMLKGKQGRFRQNLLGKRVDYSGRSVIVVGPEMKLHECGLPKDMAAELFKPFIIRKLIERGIVKTVKSAKKIVDRKDAVIWDILENVLKGHPVLLNRAPTLHRLGIQAFQPKLVEGKAIQLHPLVCTAFNADFDGDQMAVHVPLGQEAIMEASVLMLSSHNILNPANGAPITVPSQDMVLGLYYVTKGKKSTPEEPIIGEGKTFYSAEEVVIAINEGLLSKHAFIKVKVTIKNEKGELEEKIIDTVAGRVLFNQFVPEKVGYIDELLTKKKLQVIIGKVFKEVSFARTAQFLDDIKELGFQSAFKGGLSIGLGDIMIPEEKQSLIENARVEVEEVQSNYMFGIITERERYNQIIDIWTRVNTRLRETLLRQLENDRQGFNPVYMMMHSGARGSQEQIRQLGGMRGLMAKPQKNIAGSVGEIIENPILSNFKEGLDVLEYFISTHGARKGLADTALKTADAGYLTRRLHDVAQDVVVNEVDCGTLRGINVSALKENDDIIEPLSERILGRTSVHDIIDPLTKELILVAGEEITEEIAERIDETAIETIEIRSALTCETKVGICAKCYGRNLASGRMVDAGEAVGVIASQSIGEPGTQLTLRTFHTGGTAMNVSVEANLKAKFAGKIDFEEIRTVESLDKEGNPATIVIGRRGEIRIIDEATKQILISNIVPYGSTIQVKDGQKITKGEPICHWDQFNAVILTEFDGVVEYDSIEEGITFREEADEQTGFRDKVITDSKDRAKNPSIIVKTGDETKEYNLPVNARLMVEDGQQIKAGQILAKIPRAINMNRDITGGLPRVTELFEARNPSNPAVVSEIDGVVSYGTIKRGNREIFVEAKDGTKMKYMVSLSKLILVQEGDYIRAGEPLSDGAITPADILRIKGPTAVQEYLVDETQAVYRQQGVKISDKHIEVIVRQMMQKVDVLDAGDTMFLEMQAVDKWTFREENDRIIDKKVVMDSGASENFKPGQIITNREFRDENGRLKREDKKLMTVRDAQPAVSQVILQGITTASLGTESFISAASFQETTKVLSEAAVKGKRDDLAGLKENVIVGHLIPAGTGKRTYQNIQVNTVEEIEAAQARRLAEPRRREYVD; encoded by the coding sequence ATGTCATTAAAGAAAAATAAAAAGCTAAACAGCGATTTTGATAGCATAACCATTAGTCTTGCCTCTCCAGAGTCAATTCTGGAAGGATCTTATGGTGAAGTTACTCAACCCGAAACTATTAACTACAGAACCTACAAGCCTGAAATGGGCGGTCTGTTCTGTGAGCGTATTTTCGGGCCGGTTAAAGACTGGGAATGTCACTGTGGAAAATACAAAAGAATTCGTTACAAGGGTATCATTTGTGACCGTTGTGGTGTAGAAGTGACCGAGAAAAAAGTACGTCGCGAGCGTATGGGTCACATCGAATTGGTTGTGCCGGTGGCTCACATCTGGTATTTCCGTTCTTTGCCAAACAAAATAGGATACCTATTGGGTCTTTCTTCTAAAAAACTAGATCAGGTTATCTACTATGAAAGATATGTAGTAGTTCAGGCCGGTATCAAAGAGGAAGATGGCATCTCTCAAATGGACTTCCTTACTGAAGAAGAGTACTTGGATATCCTTGACAAATTGCCAAGAGAAAACCAATTACTTCCTGATGAGGATCCTCAGAAATTCATCGCCAAGATGGGTGCTGAGTCACTTTACATGTTATTGTCAAGAATCAAGTTGGATGAATTGTCGTATGAACTACGTCACCAGGCCGCTACAGATACTTCTCAGCAACGTAAAGCAGAAGCCTTGAAGCGTCTGAAAGTAGTAGAATCATTCCGTGATTCAAGAAATCGTATTGAAAATCGCCCGGAATGGATGGTTATTCGTATGGTTCCGGTTATTCCGCCTGAATTGCGTCCTTTGGTGCCATTAGATGGTGGTCGTTTTGCAACTTCTGACTTAAATGATCTTTACCGTAGAGTAATTATCAGAAACAACCGTCTGAAAAGATTGCTTGAAATCAAAGCTCCGGAAGTAATCCTGCGTAACGAAAAACGTATGCTTCAGGAAGCCGTTGATTCACTTTTTGATAACTCAAGAAAAGTTAACGCAGTAAGATCAGATGGTAACCGTGCCTTGAAATCTCTTTCAGATATGTTGAAAGGTAAACAGGGTCGTTTCCGTCAAAACCTCTTGGGTAAAAGGGTGGATTACTCAGGTCGTTCGGTTATCGTAGTAGGACCAGAAATGAAACTTCATGAGTGTGGTCTTCCTAAAGATATGGCAGCCGAGTTATTCAAGCCGTTTATTATCAGGAAATTGATAGAAAGAGGTATCGTAAAAACTGTTAAATCTGCCAAGAAAATCGTGGACAGAAAAGACGCAGTTATTTGGGATATCCTCGAAAACGTTTTGAAAGGACACCCTGTATTGCTTAACCGTGCTCCTACTTTGCACCGTTTAGGTATTCAGGCATTCCAGCCAAAATTAGTCGAAGGAAAGGCAATTCAATTACACCCACTGGTTTGTACAGCCTTCAACGCTGACTTTGACGGTGACCAGATGGCCGTCCACGTGCCGCTTGGTCAGGAAGCCATCATGGAGGCTTCTGTATTGATGCTTTCTTCGCACAATATCCTTAACCCTGCCAATGGTGCACCTATCACCGTACCTTCTCAGGACATGGTTTTAGGTCTTTATTATGTAACCAAAGGTAAAAAATCAACACCTGAGGAGCCAATTATAGGAGAAGGAAAAACTTTCTATTCTGCCGAAGAAGTTGTGATTGCTATCAATGAAGGTCTTCTTTCAAAACATGCTTTCATAAAAGTGAAAGTTACCATTAAAAACGAAAAAGGAGAATTAGAAGAAAAAATAATTGATACTGTTGCCGGTCGTGTATTGTTCAATCAGTTCGTTCCTGAAAAAGTGGGATATATTGATGAACTTTTGACCAAGAAAAAACTACAGGTAATTATTGGGAAAGTTTTCAAAGAAGTATCTTTTGCCCGTACTGCCCAGTTTTTGGATGATATCAAAGAATTAGGTTTCCAATCTGCCTTTAAAGGTGGTTTATCCATCGGTTTGGGTGATATCATGATTCCTGAGGAAAAACAATCATTGATTGAAAATGCAAGGGTCGAGGTAGAAGAAGTACAAAGTAACTATATGTTTGGTATCATCACTGAGCGTGAGCGTTATAACCAAATCATCGATATCTGGACACGTGTTAATACACGTTTAAGAGAAACTTTACTTCGTCAGCTGGAAAATGATCGTCAGGGCTTTAACCCTGTATATATGATGATGCACTCTGGTGCCCGTGGTTCTCAGGAGCAGATTCGTCAGTTAGGTGGTATGAGGGGTCTTATGGCCAAACCTCAGAAAAACATCGCCGGTTCTGTAGGTGAAATCATCGAGAACCCGATTCTTTCCAACTTCAAAGAAGGTCTTGACGTACTTGAGTACTTTATCTCTACTCACGGTGCTCGTAAAGGTCTTGCCGATACAGCCCTAAAAACAGCCGATGCCGGTTATCTGACTCGTCGTCTTCATGATGTAGCTCAGGACGTGGTTGTTAATGAGGTGGATTGCGGTACCTTGAGAGGTATCAACGTATCAGCTCTGAAAGAAAATGATGACATCATTGAGCCACTTTCTGAAAGGATTTTGGGTCGTACATCAGTTCATGATATTATCGATCCTTTGACTAAAGAATTGATTTTGGTAGCAGGCGAGGAAATTACTGAAGAAATAGCCGAAAGAATCGACGAAACCGCTATCGAAACCATTGAGATTCGTTCAGCTCTTACTTGCGAAACTAAAGTAGGTATTTGTGCAAAATGTTACGGACGTAACCTTGCTTCTGGTCGAATGGTGGATGCCGGTGAAGCTGTGGGTGTAATTGCCTCTCAGTCAATCGGTGAGCCGGGTACTCAGTTGACACTTCGTACATTCCACACCGGTGGTACTGCCATGAACGTGTCTGTTGAAGCCAATTTGAAAGCCAAATTTGCAGGTAAAATTGACTTTGAAGAAATCAGAACAGTAGAATCTCTTGATAAAGAAGGAAATCCAGCTACAATCGTAATCGGTCGTAGAGGTGAAATCAGAATTATCGACGAGGCCACCAAACAAATCCTGATTTCGAATATCGTACCTTATGGTTCGACTATTCAGGTAAAAGATGGTCAGAAAATCACCAAAGGTGAGCCTATCTGTCACTGGGATCAGTTCAATGCCGTAATCCTAACAGAGTTTGACGGAGTGGTTGAATACGATTCAATTGAAGAAGGTATTACTTTCCGTGAAGAAGCCGATGAGCAAACCGGTTTCCGCGATAAAGTAATCACGGACTCTAAAGACAGAGCCAAAAACCCTTCAATTATTGTAAAAACCGGTGACGAAACCAAGGAATATAACCTTCCGGTTAATGCTCGTTTGATGGTTGAAGATGGTCAGCAAATCAAAGCAGGTCAGATTTTAGCCAAAATACCAAGAGCTATCAACATGAACCGCGATATTACCGGTGGTCTTCCAAGGGTAACCGAGCTTTTTGAAGCCCGTAACCCATCGAACCCTGCAGTAGTATCTGAAATCGACGGTGTTGTGTCTTATGGAACCATCAAGCGTGGTAATCGTGAGATCTTTGTAGAGGCCAAAGATGGTACCAAAATGAAATACATGGTATCACTTTCTAAACTTATCCTTGTACAGGAAGGTGACTATATCCGTGCGGGTGAGCCACTTTCTGACGGTGCCATTACGCCTGCCGATATACTTCGTATCAAAGGACCAACCGCCGTACAGGAATACTTGGTTGATGAAACCCAGGCCGTATATCGTCAGCAGGGTGTGAAAATCTCTGACAAGCATATCGAGGTGATAGTACGCCAGATGATGCAGAAAGTTGACGTATTGGATGCCGGTGACACCATGTTCCTTGAGATGCAGGCCGTAGATAAGTGGACATTCCGCGAAGAAAACGACCGTATCATTGACAAGAAAGTGGTAATGGATTCCGGTGCTTCTGAAAACTTCAAGCCTGGTCAGATTATCACCAACCGTGAGTTTAGAGACGAAAACGGTCGTCTGAAACGTGAAGACAAGAAACTTATGACCGTGCGTGATGCACAGCCTGCGGTTTCTCAGGTAATCCTTCAGGGTATTACCACGGCTTCATTGGGTACTGAGTCGTTTATCTCGGCAGCATCGTTCCAGGAAACTACCAAGGTACTTTCTGAAGCAGCCGTAAAAGGTAAGCGTGACGACCTGGCCGGTCTGAAAGAAAACGTAATAGTAGGTCACCTGATCCCTGCTGGTACCGGAAAACGCACCTATCAAAACATACAGGTAAATACTGTAGAAGAGATAGAAGCCGCTCAGGCCCGCAGATTGGCAGAGCCTCGCAGAAGAGAATACGTAGATTAA